The Pigmentiphaga aceris DNA segment ACAACACCCCGGGCGCATCCGACGCCTACGGGTCGGACTCGATCAAGATGTTGAAGGGCCTGGAAGCGGTGCGCAAGCGCCCGGGCATGTACATCGGCGATACCTCCGACGGCTCGGGTCTGCACCACATGGTCTTCGAGGTGGTCGACAACGCCATTGACGAAGCGCTGGCTGGCCACTGCGACGAAATCGTCGTGACCATCCACCTGGACAACTCGATCTCGGTCACCGACAACGGCCGTGGCATTCCCACCGACGTGCACAAGGACGACGAATTCAACCGCAGCGCGGCTGAGATCGTCATGACCGAACTGCACGCGGGCGGCAAGTTCGACCAGAACTCCTACAAGGTGTCTGGCGGCCTGCACGGCGTGGGCGTGTCCTGCGTGAACGCGTTGTCCGTGTGGCTGCGCCTGACCATCGATCGCAACGGCGAAACCCACTTCATGGAGTTCCGCCAAGGTGCGCGTGTGGAGCCGCTGAAGGTCATCGGCACGACCGAGAAGCGCGGCACCAAGGTGCACTTCCTGGCCGACCCGGAAATCTTCACGCACGTTGAATTCCACTACGAAATCCTGTCCAAGCGCCTGCGAGAACTGTCCTTCCTGAACGACGGCGTGAAGATCAAGTTGGTCGACGAGCGCCAAGGCAAGGAAGAAGACTTTGCGTTCGCCGGTGGCGTGCGCGGCTTCGTGGAATACATCAACCGCGCCAAGACCGTGCTGCACCCGAACGTGTTCCACGTGTCGGCAGAATCGTCGGCCGGTGGCGTGCCCGTGGGCGTGGACGTGTCCATGCAATGGAACGACACCTACGGTGAAAACGTCCTGGCCTTCACCAACAATATTCCGCAGCGCGATGGCGGCACGCACATCACCGGCCTGCGCGCCGCGATGACGCGCGTCATCAACAAATACATCACGGAAAGCGAAGTCGCCAAGAAAGCCAAGGTGGAAACCACCGGCGACGACATGCGCGAAGGCCTGACCTGCGTGCTGTCCGTGAAAGTGCCCGACCCGAAATTCAGCAGCCAGACCAAAGACAAGCTGGTGTCGTCTGAAGTGCGCCCCGCCGTGGAAGACGCCGTGGCCAAGGCACTGGATTCCTGGTTGCAGGAACACCCGCTGGACGCCAAGGCCCTGTGCGGCAAGATCGTTGAAGCTGCACGTGCCCGCGAAGCCGCCCGCAAGGCGCGCGAAATGACCCGCCGCAAGGGCGTGCTGGAAGGCGCAGGCCTGCCCGGCAAGCTGGCCGACTGCCAGGAAAAGAACCCCGCGCTGTCTGAAATCTACATCGTCGAGGGTGACTCCGCAGGCGGTTCCGCCAAGCAAGGTCGCGACCGTAAATTCCAGGCCATCTTGCCGCTGCGCGGCAAGGTGCTGAATGTGGAAAAAGCGCGCTTCGACAAGCTGATCAGCAGCGAACAGATCACCACCCTGATCACCGCACTGGGCACCAGCATCGGGCCGGAAGACTTCAACATCGACAAGCTGCGCTACCACCGCATCATCATCATGACCGATGCTGACGTCGACGGCGCGCACATCCGCACCCTGCTGCTGACGCTGTTCTACCGTCAGATGTCGGAACTGGTCGAACGCGGCCACATCTACATCGCCCAGCCGCCGCTCTACAAGGTCAAGGTTGGCCGCGAAGAGCGCTACCTGAAGGACGATGCCGAAGAAGCGCAATTCATGCTGCAACTGGCGCTGAAAGACGCCCAGTTGATTCCGCGTGAAGGCGGCGACCCGATCATGGGCGACACGCTGGCCGAGCTGGCCCGCAAGTACAACCTGGCCGACGCCGTGATCGCCCGCCTGGCACGCCACAACGACGAGCGCACGCTGTCGGCCATCGTGACTGGTGTCGAGATCGACATCAGCTCTGCTGAGGCTGCTGCGAAGTCCGCCGCCGCCCTGCAAGTGGCCCTGGAAGATCCGTCCATGCCCGGCGTGGTGAAGGTGTTTGCCGAGTCCGATGAAGTCGAAGAGCCGGCCGAAGGCGAAGAAGCCGCGCCTGTGCGTCACCGCGTGGTCATCCACCGCATGCACCACGGCAACGTGCGCGTCACGGTGCTGAACAATGACTTCGTCGGTGGTTCCGACTACCGCGTGCTGCATGAAGCGGCGCACACCTTCACGACCTTGATTGGTGAGGGTGCGAAGGTGATGCGTGGTGAAGGTGAGAAGCGCAAGGAACTGGCCGTGACGGAATTCCGCACTGCGCTGCAGTGGCTGTTGTCGGAAGCTGAACGTGGCGTGTCGAAGCAGCGTTATAAGGGTCTGGGCGAGATGAATCCTGGGCAGCTGTGGGAAACCACGATGGACCCGACGGTGCGCCGTTTGTTGAAGGTGCAGATCGAGGATGCGATCTCGGCCGATGGCATCTTCACGACGCTGATGGGTGACCACGTTGAACCGCGTCGCGCGTTCATTGAGACGCATGCGTTGATGGCGGGGAATATTGACGTTTGAGTATTTCTGAGCTTTCGGAAAAATAAAATATATGCCAATTAGAGAAGTCTAATTGGCATATTTATTGAGCATGAAGTTATAAAATTATTTATTTTGATCGTTATGCGCGGATGCGTTGGTAGAATTATATTGCCAATGTGAAATTTAAAAAGCGGAAACGTTTCACGTTGAACTACCATTAATCCTATAAATAACAGAACGACGGAGGCTGACATCTCAAGCGCCCACGCTTCATTGGTTCCTACTACTCTCCATTTCGATGTCAGCAGCGGCTTAAAAAGCGTTCTCGGTAGTGAACTCATAACCAACGACGAGGTTGCAATCTTTGAGTTGGTCAAGAATTCGTTCGATGCAGGAGCGAGTCGAGTAGACATACACTTTGATGAAATATCAATTGTTGTTGCCGACAACGGTATCGGTATGTCGCAGGAGGATATAGAAAAAAAGTGGCTGTTTGTCGCCTATTCTTCCAAGCGTCAACGTGCAACAGATTTTCGCGATGAAATCGCTGATAGGCGCAGATACGCAGGTAGTAAAGGAATTGGTCGATTTTCCTCTGATCGACTAGGCGAAATTGTTAT contains these protein-coding regions:
- the gyrB gene encoding DNA topoisomerase (ATP-hydrolyzing) subunit B, with product MTDQNNSADTGSSDSSYLTQNTAINNNTPGASDAYGSDSIKMLKGLEAVRKRPGMYIGDTSDGSGLHHMVFEVVDNAIDEALAGHCDEIVVTIHLDNSISVTDNGRGIPTDVHKDDEFNRSAAEIVMTELHAGGKFDQNSYKVSGGLHGVGVSCVNALSVWLRLTIDRNGETHFMEFRQGARVEPLKVIGTTEKRGTKVHFLADPEIFTHVEFHYEILSKRLRELSFLNDGVKIKLVDERQGKEEDFAFAGGVRGFVEYINRAKTVLHPNVFHVSAESSAGGVPVGVDVSMQWNDTYGENVLAFTNNIPQRDGGTHITGLRAAMTRVINKYITESEVAKKAKVETTGDDMREGLTCVLSVKVPDPKFSSQTKDKLVSSEVRPAVEDAVAKALDSWLQEHPLDAKALCGKIVEAARAREAARKAREMTRRKGVLEGAGLPGKLADCQEKNPALSEIYIVEGDSAGGSAKQGRDRKFQAILPLRGKVLNVEKARFDKLISSEQITTLITALGTSIGPEDFNIDKLRYHRIIIMTDADVDGAHIRTLLLTLFYRQMSELVERGHIYIAQPPLYKVKVGREERYLKDDAEEAQFMLQLALKDAQLIPREGGDPIMGDTLAELARKYNLADAVIARLARHNDERTLSAIVTGVEIDISSAEAAAKSAAALQVALEDPSMPGVVKVFAESDEVEEPAEGEEAAPVRHRVVIHRMHHGNVRVTVLNNDFVGGSDYRVLHEAAHTFTTLIGEGAKVMRGEGEKRKELAVTEFRTALQWLLSEAERGVSKQRYKGLGEMNPGQLWETTMDPTVRRLLKVQIEDAISADGIFTTLMGDHVEPRRAFIETHALMAGNIDV